The stretch of DNA GGTGCCCGAGGAGGCCGAGCTCGGCCTGCAGCGGTGCGAACGAGAACGAGTTCGCGAAGGCGCCATGAACAAATACGAATGTCGGCTGATTTTGCATGCCCGTAGCCTCCAACGAAACGATCTTCGGAACAAGCACGATTTGGATAACCCTGCGCGGACGCCCTCGTGCATAGCATGGCCTCATGACCGTAGATCTGTTCGCGGGCATTCCTGTCCGCGACTACGCCACGGCGGTGGCCTGGTACCAGCGACTGCTCGGTGGGCCGCCGTCCTTCCTGCCCAATGAGACCGAGGCGGTGTGGGAGCTCGCCGAGCACCGGTACATGTTCATCGAGGTGCGGCCCGATCATGCCGGGCACGCCCTGCACACCGTATTCGTCGAGGACTTCGACGACCGCGTATCCCGGATCGCCGAGAGGGGCCTGAAACCCGACACGCGTGAGACCTACGCCAACGGCGTCCGCAAGGCCACCTTCCGTGATCCGGACGGCAACGAGATCGGATTCGGCGGAAGCCCGAGGGACTGACCGATACGCGTTTTCCCCGCACCCCGCAGGGCAGGGCGGACCGTTCAGCCCTTGGCACAGAGGTACGGACGGGCGAGGAACAAGGCGGTGCCGGTCAGGATGATGCCGAAGTAGACCGGCGCGAGGTGGATGAAGTCCGTGTAGTGGATCGTGCCGTGCACCACCACGGCAGGCAGGAAGCCGGCGGCCGCAGCCGTGGCCAGGGACCAGAACACCCACGCCTCACCGCGCCGCCAGCCCCACGCGCTGAGCAGCACGATCGCCACCGCGGCGGACATCAGGGCGCCGCCGAACCCCGCGCGGTCGTGGGCGAGGAACGGCACGAGCCGCGGATTCACCGCTTCCAGCGTGTGCGTGTCGGCGCCCAGGAAGGTCAGGTCGGTCGGCACGAAGACATCGGTCAGACCGACCACCGAGATCACCGCCCCGCCGACGAAAAGCCCCGCGCCCGTGAGAATCATCAGCAGCTGGCCGACCAGAGCGCGCCGGCGCTCCGGCTCCGGTCCCTCGGGCGCCAGACGCCACCGTGCCGCGTGCGGGGCACGGCGGACCGCCGTGACGAACATCGGGAACAGCACGAGGGCCGCGGCCGTGTGCAGAGGTTCCACGAAGCCGGTGGCCAGGAAGTAGAACAAGGTGGGGAAGCCGACCGCCCCCGAGAGCAGATACACCTCGCGGGCCCAGGGCCACCCGCGTCTGATCCCGCCCACGGCGAGCCCGGTGTAGAGGGCGCCGATGGCCACCATCGTGCCGGCCATGGTGATCCGGTCGTGCTGGAGGAAGTGCACGAGGTGGTGGTTGGCGGCGTGCAGTTCGTGCAGCGTCATGCCGAGGTAGTCGCGGTCGTACCAGAGCAGCACCGGTCCGAGCGTGATCGCGGCGGCGCCGAGTCCGGCGCCCGTCATGCCGAGCCCGACCAGCAGCGCCCACCACCAGGCGGGCCAGCGGCGGGGATCGCGGCCGACGTCGCGCAGCACCGGAGCGGGTGCCGTGGGCGTGGCGGCCTCGGTGACCCGCGCGAACCAGCCGGGTCCGGCGGCCACGAGCACGGCGGGGCGGGCGAGTACGACGGCGCCCGGCTCATCGAGCGCGCTCGCCGCGGAGGACACCGACGGATCGCACACGTGGATGACGTGCGGGTCGTCGCTGCTGGTGAATCCGTCGACATGAGGTTCGAGGGCGGCTTCGACCTCCGGGTCGCAGGTACGGACGACCACCGGGATCGATCGGCCGGCGGCGGCTTCGCGCACGGTCCGCACGTCAGCCGCCGAGACGGGCGCCACCTCGACGACACCGGCCCCCAGCGGCGACATGGCGCGGACCGTTTCGCGGGCGAGGGAGGGCGGGACGGATATGCCGAGGCGGACGGTCACGGGCACACCGGCGATCTCGCCGGCGAGCCGCTTCGGCGGATGCCGGTGGCCGAACCCCCGAGCGATCAAGCGTGCGCCGCTGGGGCGGGAGCCG from Streptomyces sp. BA2 encodes:
- a CDS encoding VOC family protein gives rise to the protein MTVDLFAGIPVRDYATAVAWYQRLLGGPPSFLPNETEAVWELAEHRYMFIEVRPDHAGHALHTVFVEDFDDRVSRIAERGLKPDTRETYANGVRKATFRDPDGNEIGFGGSPRD